A window of the Leucothrix mucor DSM 2157 genome harbors these coding sequences:
- the tnpC gene encoding IS66 family transposase produces the protein MNKLTEALFNHQLPADLAASQRLNRQLLDLVTQLEQRVAELEDIAGSGSSSRNSSRPPSQDSPEQRAKREKKPKSPRKQGAQPGHQGHQRVRVELSATDEQVHYYPGTQCTCGAVCDVAQEPYQRHQVFDLPEVRSQVTEHCLYEAICPGCRKRQVARLPDTVPCGQMGPGLVSWITLMNGAYALSVSNIQRLLKDHWQLAFSTGAVSQATRSVTGWLLPLYQQVGQAVRNLPVAHADETSHYRNNEQRWLWVLCSSQVVYFLTHHSRGKGAAKGLLDNFEGILVTDQHGGYNDYPVEKRQLCWAHIIRKFRKISERVGRAGVLGKQLWRLSRLIVHCRNRWRSGGYSDAGYHTRMRRFKQAIHTLLCLGCETAPADPLKKASKTANQCKRLLADESMLWTFLQDRAIPMTNNEAERAIRPYVIWRKTSFFSQSARGDQFRPVILTLTETCKRLGLGVYGLLRKVCEQGLCGEAITVRLPLGQHAISA, from the coding sequence ATGAACAAACTAACTGAGGCGCTTTTCAATCACCAACTGCCCGCGGATCTGGCGGCGTCGCAGCGTCTCAATCGTCAGTTATTGGATTTAGTGACCCAACTGGAACAGCGTGTCGCTGAGCTGGAAGACATCGCAGGCAGCGGGAGTTCTTCCAGAAACTCCTCCAGACCACCGTCCCAGGATTCACCGGAACAACGGGCTAAGCGCGAGAAGAAGCCTAAGAGTCCTCGCAAGCAAGGAGCCCAGCCGGGTCATCAGGGTCATCAACGCGTTCGGGTAGAGCTGTCTGCGACGGATGAGCAAGTTCATTACTACCCAGGCACTCAATGCACCTGTGGTGCGGTGTGTGATGTCGCTCAGGAGCCTTATCAGCGACATCAGGTCTTTGACCTGCCTGAGGTTCGCAGTCAAGTCACTGAACATTGTCTTTATGAGGCAATCTGTCCGGGTTGCCGCAAGCGTCAGGTGGCTCGCTTGCCAGACACGGTTCCCTGTGGGCAAATGGGGCCGGGACTGGTCAGCTGGATTACGCTGATGAATGGCGCTTATGCCTTATCGGTGTCAAACATTCAACGCTTACTGAAAGATCACTGGCAACTCGCCTTCAGTACCGGTGCCGTGAGCCAGGCCACCCGCTCGGTCACGGGATGGTTGCTGCCGCTGTATCAGCAAGTGGGTCAGGCGGTACGGAATTTACCCGTTGCTCATGCGGATGAAACCAGTCATTACCGCAATAATGAGCAGCGTTGGCTTTGGGTGCTGTGTTCCTCGCAAGTCGTCTACTTTCTAACGCATCATTCTCGGGGTAAAGGTGCCGCGAAGGGTTTACTGGATAATTTTGAGGGTATACTGGTCACTGACCAACATGGCGGCTACAACGATTATCCGGTCGAAAAGCGCCAGCTTTGCTGGGCGCATATTATCCGTAAGTTTCGGAAAATATCAGAACGTGTGGGACGGGCCGGGGTGCTGGGGAAACAACTCTGGCGATTATCCCGCTTGATTGTACACTGTCGTAATCGTTGGCGATCGGGCGGCTATTCTGATGCTGGCTACCACACACGAATGCGACGATTCAAACAGGCGATCCATACGCTACTGTGCCTGGGGTGTGAGACCGCGCCCGCTGACCCGTTAAAAAAAGCCAGCAAAACAGCCAATCAGTGCAAACGACTGCTGGCGGATGAATCGATGCTCTGGACGTTTTTGCAGGATCGCGCGATTCCCATGACCAACAATGAAGCAGAACGTGCGATACGTCCTTATGTGATCTGGCGTAAAACCAGTTTCTTCAGTCAGTCTGCCAGAGGAGATCAGTTCCGTCCGGTGATTCTGACTCTGACTGAAACCTGTAAGCGGTTGGGCTTAGGCGTTTATGGACTATTGAGAAAAGTCTGTGAACAAGGCCTGTGTGGTGAGGCTATTACCGTACGGCTACCCTTAGGTCAGCACGCTATATCAGCGTAA